The Flavobacterium johnsoniae genomic sequence CTTTGTAAGTCTTAGAAAACGGAATTTTCTTTGAAGAGTTTTTAAGATAACAGATAGAATTTCCGCTATGAATTCTAGAAATATAATTTCGATTGATTACATAACTATTATGAATGCGGATAAATGGATAAGTCAAAACGCTTTCGAAATGCTTTAACGTTTTAAATGCCGTAATCATTTCACCAGTATTCAAATAAATATCGGTAGAATTGTTATCTGCTTGAAAATAACAGATATCTTCAGCATTTAAATACCGATAATCTCCATAAGATTTTATACAGATTGTAAGTGGTCTTTCTAAATTTTGAGGAATTTCTGCTCTATCATTATCAATAACGATAGAAACTGGTTCTTGTTGCAACGAAGTATTTTTTAACTCTAAATTGGCTTTATTCAGCTTTAAAATTGTCTTTCGAAGATCTATCGGCAAAACGGGTTTTAATAGATAATCGTAGACACCATACTGAATGGCATCAAAGGCTTTGTCTTTAAGTTTTGTGGTGACAATAATTTTCGGGATTTCTTGAAAAAAACGGTGTAATTCGCTTATAAAAGTCAAAGACAACTGACTTGAAGTATTTTTTGGATCGATTTCGAGAAAAACCAATTCAGGTTTATATTCTAAAACCAAATTCAAACCATCTTGAA encodes the following:
- a CDS encoding LytR/AlgR family response regulator transcription factor encodes the protein MKKYSYIIVDDDAESILKTKTTAAGFSELSFIASASNFQDGLNLVLEYKPELVFLEIDPKNTSSQLSLTFISELHRFFQEIPKIIVTTKLKDKAFDAIQYGVYDYLLKPVLPIDLRKTILKLNKANLELKNTSLQQEPVSIVIDNDRAEIPQNLERPLTICIKSYGDYRYLNAEDICYFQADNNSTDIYLNTGEMITAFKTLKHFESVLTYPFIRIHNSYVINRNYISRIHSGNSICYLKNSSKKIPFSKTYKANVDQIIADFAAGNYLEI